The nucleotide sequence GTGTCCGCGCGGCCCACGCCGTCCCCGTCCGGCCCGCCGGCGCCGGATTCGCCCCGGTGCAGTCCGTCTGCGCCCAGGCCGTCCCTGACCGGTCGGCCGATGCTCAGCCCGTCCCTGCTCGGCCCGCCCGCGCCGGATCCGTCGCGGCTGGGTCCGGCCGGCTCACTTGTGGTCGGGACGTCCGGGGCGTCGCCGGGTGCGTCCCACGCGCGACCGCCCGTGGGGCCCGTACCGAACCAGTCCGAGCCGAGGTCGAACGTCCGGGGCGGTGACGTGCCGTCGGACAGGCCCGCTCCGGGCCCGTGAGGCCCGGCCACCGAGGCCGGGCCGGAGCCCACAGACCCGGGCCCGCCGACCGCGGACCCGCCGGCCCCGGCTCCGTCAGTCCCGGACCTGCCCGCGCCGGGCCCACCCGCGCCGAACCCGTCCGCCGCGAGCCCACCCGTACCGGCTCCGTCCGCGCCGAGCCCGCCTGTCCCGGCTCCGCCGGTCCCGGCTCCGCCGGTCCCGGGCCTGCCTGCGCCGAGTCCGCCCTTCCCGAAGCCCTCTGCGGCGGCTCCGCCGCTCCCAGGTCCGCCCGCGCCGGGCCCACCCGCGCCGAACCTGTCCGCCGCGAGCCCACCCGTACCGGCTCCGTCCGCGCCGAGCCCGCCGGTCCCGGCTCCGCCCGTCCCAGGCCCGTCCGCGCCGAGCCCGCCGATCCCGAAGCCGTCCGCGCCGAGCCCGCCGATCCCGGCTCCGCCGGTCCCGGCCCAGTCGCCCCCGGCTCCGCCCGTCCCAGGCTTGCCCGCGCCGGGCCCACCCGCGCCGAACCCGTCCGCAGCCAGCCCGCCCGTACCGGCTCCGCCGGTCCCGAACCCTCCGGTCCCGGCTCCGCCCATCCCGGGTCCACCCGCGCCGACCCCGTCCGCCGCCGGCCCGCCCGTCCCGAGCCCGCCCGGGCCCAACCCGTCCGCCCCGCCCCCGCCCACCCTCGGGCCCCGCGCGGTCCTCCCCGGAGGGTCGGGGGCGGGCGGAGGCGTCCGGTGGACCGGGACGCGCAGTACGGTGCCGCACGCGCAGCCGAGTTCCGGGTGGGGCCAGTCGTTCTCGCGGCCGCAGGCGTCGCAGCGGACGGTGACCCACTCGTCCGTCCAGTTCCGGTGCCTGATGGGTTCCGCCGTCGCGCCCGCCGCCACGGGCGGTGCGACCGGGCTTCCGCACGCGCAGGGGAAGACGGGTGCCGCGTACGCCTGCGTGCGCAGGCATTCCGGGCAGCGCACGGGTACCGACTCGCCCACAACCAACCCCCTGTCGTTCCGTCCCATCGTCCACCCATCGACCCCCTCGGGGGAGGGTGTTCGGCCACTTCGGTGATCCCGCAGCGCGGACTTCTCTTGACGGTTCTCCGAACCCCGACCTACATTGCTTCCGTATAGCAGAACAGTATTTCCGCATTACGGAAACAGGCCGCTCCGGGCGCACGAGCCGACCGGTGGGTCTGGATCCGCCCGGCCGAAGCAGGAGCACTCCCATGCCTCGTATGACCGCCGCCGCAGCGGCCGTTGAGATCCTCAAGCGCGAAGGCGTCACCCAGGCGTTCGGCGTCCCCGGCGCGGCGATCAACCCCTTCTACCGCGAGCTCAAGAACGTCGGCGGCGTCAGCCACACGCTCGCCCGCCACGTCGAGGGCGCGTCCCACATGGCCGAGGGCTACACCCGGGCCAAGGCCGGCAACATCGGTGTCTGCATCGGTACCTCCGGCCCCGCCGGCACCGACATGATCACCGGCCTGTACTCGGCGATCGCCGACTCGATCCCGATCCTCTGCATCACCGGCCAGGCCCCGGTCTCGAAGCTCCACAAGGAGGACTTCCAGGCCGTCGACATCGCCACCATCGCCAAGCCGGTGACCAAGGCCGCGACGACCGTCCTGGAGGCCGCGCAGGTCCCCGGTGTCTTCCAGCAGGCCTTCCACCTGATGCGCTCCGGCCGTCCGGGCCCGGTCCTCATCGACCTGCCGATCGACGTCCAGCTGACCGAGATCGAGTTCGACCCGGAGACGTACGAGCCGCTGCCGGTCTACAAGCCGCAGGCCACCCGCGCGCAGGCCGCGAAGGCGCTGAGCTTCCTCCTGGAGTCGGAGCGCCCGCTGATCGTCGCCGGTGGCGGCATCATCAACGCCGACGCCTCCGACCTGCTCGTCGAGTTCGCCGAGCTGACCAACATCCCGGTCATCTCCACCCTGATGGGCTGGGGCACCATCCCGGACGACCACGAGCTGGCCGCCGGCATGGTCGGCGTCCAGACCGCGCACCGCTACGGCAACGCGACCTTCCTGGAGTCGGACTTCGTCCTCGGCATCGGCAACCGCTGGGCCAACCGTCACACCGGCTACAACCTGGACGCGTACACCAAGGGCCGGAAGTTCGTCCACGTCGACATCGAGCCCACCCAGCTCGGCAAGATCTTCGCCCCGGACTACGGCATCGCCTCCGACGCCAAGGTCGCCCTGGAGCTCTTCATCGAGCTCGCCAAGGAGCTGAAGGCCGAGGGCAAGCTGCCCGACTTCTCCGCCTGGGCCGCCTCCGCGCAGGAGCGCAAGGCCACCCTCCAGCGCCGTACGCACTTCGACAACATCCCGATGAAGCCGCAGCGCGTCTACGAGGAGATGAACAAGGCCTTCGGCCCGGAGACCCGCTACGTCACCACCATCGGTCTCTCCCAGATCGCCGCGGCGCAGTTCCTGCACGTCTACAAGCCGCGCCACTGGATCAACTGCGGCCAGGCCGGCCCGCTCGGCTGGACGATCCCGGCCGCGATCGGCGCCGCCACCGCGCAGCCCGACGTCCCGGTCGTCGCCCTCTCCGGCGACTACGACTTCCAGTTCATGATCGAGGAGCTGGCGGTCGCCGCCCAGCACAAGGTCCCCTACGTCCACGTCCTGGTGAACAACGCCTACCTGGGTCTCATCCGTCAGGCGCAGGGCGGTCTGGGGATCAACTTCGAGGTCAACCTCGAGTTCGAGAACATCAACACCCCGGAGATCGGTGTCTACGGCGTCGACCACGTCAAGGTCGCCGAGGGCCTCGGCGTCAAGGCGATCCGCGTCACCGACCCCGACAAGCTGGGCGAGGCGCTGGAGCAGGCCAAGAAGCTGGCCGTCGAGCACCAGGTCCCGGTCGTCGTCGAGGCGATCCTGGAGCGCATCACCAACATCGCGATGAGCAAGACGGTCGACATGAGCGACGTCACCGAGTTCGAGGACCTGGCCACCGAGCCCGGCCACGCGCCCACCGCGATCAAGGCCCTCCAGGTCTGAGCCCGAGCGTCCGAGCCCGAGCGTCCGAGCCTCTGAGCCCGGGCGCCTGAGCCCGAGCGTCGGATCCCGAGCGTCCGCGCCCGAGCGTCCGCGCCCGAGCGTTTGATCACGGAGCCGTGAGACGGCCCCCGCCCCGAGGAGCACCGGGGCGGGGGCCTCACCATTTCCGGCCCACCTCTTCCGGCCTCACCTCCTCGGCGCCCGCACCAGCACCGCGCCCGCCTCCGTCCACTCGTACAGCACCGACCGGCCCGCCCGTCCCCGGCGTACCAGCCCGGCGTCGAGCAGCACCTTCAGATGGCGCCCCACCGATCCCAGGCCCTGACCGGTGAGCGCCACCAACTGGCTGGTGGACAGCGGCGTTTCGAGGCGTACGAGCACCCCCGCGCGCGCCGGTCCGAGCAGCGTGCCGAGGGCCTCGGGCACGGCCGGTCCGGACGCGTCCGCCAGAACTCCCGTGCAGGGATAGACGATCGCGCTTCGCTCCGTCCCCTCCCACGAGACCCAGCCGGTGCGCGCCGTCACCGGTACCAGCAGCAGTCGGCCCGCCTCGACGGAACGCGACGGGTAATGACGGGTGTTGACCTGGAGCCGGCCGTCGCCGAGCCAGCGCGTCTTCCCCGGGCACAGCTCGTCGAGCGCCGCCGCCCAACCGTCCCGGCTCAGCCGCGCCGTCCGCGCCGTCACGTCGGCCTGCAGAATCCGCCGCCGCCGCGCCCAGTCCGGCAGCACGGTCACCCGCCACACCCAGCCGAGCACGCCCGCGAGGCGTTCCGGCAGATCGCGGGCGGAGCGCAGCGGCTCGGGCACCGGCCCGCCGACGGCCACCGCCAACTGGTCGACGGCGGCCGCCGGTTCGGTCGCGAGGACCGCCTCGACCTCCTCCTCGAAGCTCCGTTCGCGGTCACCCGGCGGCGTGGGGGTGAGGAAGTCCGCGTTCCAGGTGGGGCCGATGGCCGCCCGCACCAGCAGCGCGTCGAGCGGCTCGGCCGCGAGCCGCTGCCGGTAGGCGGGCAGGTGCCGGTCGAGCCAGGCCCGTTCGCCCGGGTGCGTCCGCACCCCGGCGTGCAGGGTCTTGAGCGAGGCGACCGTCTCGGTGAGCGGTGAGAGGGTGAAGCGGCTCGCCGCCAGGGTGTCCGTGCCGATCCGCCACCAGCCCATGTTTCGCCTCCCGGCGAAACATTACCGGCGGTCGAGGCGCTCCCCGAGACTCCCCGCATGCCCCGCTACCGCGCGCTGTTCCGTACCCCCGAGTTCACCCCGCTCTTCCTCACCGGCGCGGCCCACACCGCCGCCCAGACGGTCGCCGGGCTCGGCCTCGCCACCCTCGTGTTCCGCGCGACCGGCTCCCCGCTGCTGTCCGCCCTCGCGCTCTTCGGGCCCTCGCTCGCCCAGCTGGTCGGTGCGACCACCCTGCTCTCGGCTACCGATCGGCTGCCGCCGCGCGCGGCGCTCACCGGGATCGCGCTGTTCTTCGCCCTGGGCACCGCCGTCCTCGCGGTCCCCGGGCTGCCGACCTGGGCGGCCTTCACGGTCCTGCTCGCCGAGGGTCTTGCCGCCTCGCTCGGCGCGGGCGTCCGCCACGGCCTGCTGAACGAGATCCTCGCCCGGGAGGACTTCCTCCTCGGCCGCTCGGTGACGAACATGGCCGCCGGCGCCTGCCAGATCGCCGGCTTCGCCGCCGGCGGCCTCCTGATCGCCCTGCTCTCGCCGCGCGGCACGGTCCTGGTGGGCGCGGGGTGCTACCTCGCCGCCGCGCTCCTCGCCCGCTTCGGCCTCGGGGCGCGCCCGCCGCGCGCCGCGGGGCGGGCCTCGGTCGCGGAGACCTGGCGGACGAACCGGCGGCTGTGGTCCTCGCCCGCACGCCGCCGCTGCTATCTGGCCCTCTGGGTGCCCAACGGGCTTGTCGTGGGCTGCGAGTCCCTCTTCGTGCCGTACGACCCCGGGCGTGCCGGGCTCCTGTTCGCGTGCGCCGCGCTCGGGATGCTGGCCGGGGACACCGCCGTCGGCCGGTTCGTACCGGCCCGGCTGCGCGCCCGGATCCGGTTTCCGCTCCAGGCGCTGCTCGCGGCGCCGTTCCTGGTGTTCGTCCTGGATCCGCCGCTGCCGCTCGCGCTGTTCGCGGTGGCGCTCGCGGCGGTCGGGTACGCGGCGAGCCTCCTGCACCAGGAGCGGCTGACGGCCCTGGTGCCGGAGGAGCTGGGCGGACACGCCCTCGGGCTGCACAGCTCGGGGATGGTGGCTCTGCAGGGGGTGAGTGCGGCGCTGGCCGGCACCCTCGCCGAGTACACGTCCGCCGGGACGGGAATGGCGCTGCTCGCCCTCGTCTCGCTCGCCGTGACGTGCGCGCTGGCACGGGCGGAGACGAGGGCGGTGGGGTCTACTTCGGCGACGCCGACCGGAGCACGACCGTCTCCTCGCAGGGACCGTCGGCGAACAGCTTGAGCGCCTCCACCTCGTCCTTGTCCGCCGAGAGCCCCCAGCGGAGCTTGGTCGACACCCATTCGCCGACATAGCGGCAGTACTGGGTGGCGTCCGAGGGCACCCACTCGGCCGGGTCCCGGCCGGCCTTGCTCCGCTGGCTGCGGGCGGTGACGGCGACGAGGGTCGCGGCGGCGCCCTGGTCGTTCGCGTAGCGTTCGCGCCGGGCGGCGGTCCAGCCGGAGGCGCCCGATTCCCAGGCCTCGGCGAGCGGGACGAGGTGGTCGACGTGGAGGGCGGCCGGGTCGGAGACGGTCTGCCCGTCGTAGTAGGAGGTCCAGCGGCCGCCGGTCAGCGTGCAGCCGGCGCCGGCCGTCGGTGCTTCGACGGCCTCGGCGAGGAGGACCTCGGCGCGGGTGTCGCAGCCGTCCGCCGGGTCGAGGCCGGCGTTCCAGTGACGGAACGCGTCCTCCTGGAAGCCGTCCGGGTCCTCGCTCGCCTCGGTGAGCTCGGCGAGCGCGTCGGGCAGCAGGACGACGTTCGCGGAGAGGGCGGGAGAGGGGACGGCCAGGGGCGACAGGATCAGGGCGAGCGGGGTGAGCCCGCGCAGCAGGTTCTTGATCATGTACGAGTGGATAGCGCCGGGCGCGCGGCCCGGGGCGCCCGAATCGCGGGGCACTCGTCCGAGCGGGTGCGGATCTTCACCGCAGAAACGATGCGCTGGCCGGGCCCGGCGGGGCCGCACGTGAGAAGAGCGCGGAACCAGGGACCGTAAACCTGGTTCCGCGCTCTCCGGCTTGTACCCGCCCGACGGCACGAGGCTGGCGCGACAGGACGTTCGCGCCGCCGGGCGGAGTCTGTGTGGGGTCGCCCCCCCCGTGGGGGCGTTGGAGCTCATGGGGGCGTTGGGACCGCGGCGGTGTCGACGGGCGGCCGGTGGTCCCCTTCTTTCAGGTCAAGAAGGGGGACCGGCGCCCTTACCACCGCACTGGCTCGGCGCCGCCGCGGTCCTCACGCTTGTCCGGATCACCGGCCACCCCTCATCCGGGTCGGCGATCCGGACCACGTACGGCACTGACCTCCCGTCAGGTGCCGTACGCAGTCTGGGTGGTGCCGGAGGATCAGTCCTCGCGCAGGGCGCGGACGGCCTCGGCCACGCGCTTGCCGTAGTCCGCGTCGGCGGCGGCGAAGTGCGCGAGGTTCTTCTCGATGACGTCCTCGCGGGACACCTGGGACAGACCGCCGGCGATGTTGGCGACCAGGCGCTTCTTCTCGTCCTCGGACATCAGGCGGTAGAGCTCACCGGCCTGGAAGAAGTCGTCGTCCTTGGTGTGCTGCGGCGCCTCGTGCGTGCCGGTCCAGCCGTGGATGGCGAGCGGCGCGGAGAGCGCCAGGTCGGTCTGGGCCGGGCCCTGGTACGAGTTGGGCTCGTAGTTCTTGTCGTGGCGCGAGCCCTGGCGGGTGGCCATGAAGCCGTCGCGGCCGTAGTTCTCGGCCACGGTCGCCTTGGGGGCGTTCACCGGCAGCTGGGTGTGGTTGACGCCGAGGCGGTAGCGGTGGGCGTCCGCGTAGGCGAAGAGGCGGCCCTGGAGCATCTTGTCCGGCGAGGGGCCGATGCCCGGGACGAAGTTGTTCGGGGAGAACGCGGCCTGCTCGACCTCGGCGAAGACGTTGTCCGGGTTGCGGTCGAGGACCAGCCGGCCGACGCGCTGCAGCGGGTAGTCGGCGTGCGGCCACACCTTGGTGAGGTCGAAGGGGTTGAAGCGGTAGTCCGCGGCCTCGGCGGCCGGCATCACCTGGACGTACAGGGTCCAGGAGGGGTTCACGCCGCGCTCGATCGCCTGGAGCAGGTCGGTCTGGTGCGAGTTCGCGTCCTTGCCGACGAGCTCGGCGGCCTGCTCGGCGGAGAGGCTGCGGATGCCCTGGTTCGTCTTGAAGTGGTACTTGACGAAGAAGGCCTCGCCCGCCTCGTTGGTCCACTGGTAGGTGTGGGAGCCGTAGCCGTTCATGTGACGGTACGAGGCCGGGATGCCGCGGTCGCCCATGAGCCAGGTGATCTGGTGGGTGGCCTCGGGGGAGTGCGCCCAGAAGTCCCAGACGTTGTCCGGCTCCTGCTTGCCCGTGAAGGGGTCGCGCTTCTGGGAGTGGATGAAGTCGGGGAACTTGATCGGGTCCTTGATGAAGAACACCGGGGTGTTGTTGCCGACGAGGTCGTAGTTGCCCTCTTCGGTGTAGAACTTCAGCGCGAAGCCGCGCGGGTCGCGGACGGCGTCCGCGCCGCCGAGCGAGTCCGCCACGGTGGAGAAGCGGATGAAGGTCTCGGTCTTCTTGCCGACCTCGCCGAGGAAGTTCGCCTTGGTGAAGGCGGTGACGTCGTCGGTCACCTCGAAGTAGCCGTACGCGCCGGAGCCGCGGGCGTGCACCACGCGCTCCGGGATCCGCTCACGGTTGAAGCGCGCGAGCTTCTCCAGCAGGTGCTGGTCCTGCAGGAGGATCGGGCCACCGACGCCGGCGGTGGCGGAGTTCTGGTTGTCGGCGACGGGGGCGCCGGACTCGGTCGTAAGCACGCGCTTCGACATCGTGACCTTCCGTACGGGAGCTCTGCTGACGGTGCGAGGAGCGTAAATTCGGCTCGAACGTAACGTCAACAGTTTGTTGAAAAGGAAGTGTGGTGTTCCGGTCGGCGGCGACGCCTGGGCGCGACAGGACAGGTTGTCAGCGCCGCCGCCGACCGGAAATCTGGGGCCCCCGCGCACGGGGGCGGTGGATCAGACCTGGGCGCCGGAGAGGCGCTCGACGGCACGCAGCAGGGCCGAGTGGTCCAGGCCGCCGTCACCCTGGGCGCGCAGCGAGGCCACGAGCTGGGCGACGACCGCACCGACCGGGAGGGCCGCGCCGACGTTGCGGGCGGCGTCGGTGACGATGCCCATGTCCTTGTGGTGCAGGTCGATCCGGAAGCCGGGCTTGAAGTCCCGGTTCAGGAAGTTGTCCTTCTTGCGGGTCAGCACGGTCGAGCCGGCCAGACCGCCGTTGAGGACGTCGAGGGCGGCCTGGAGGTCCACACCGGACTTCTCGAGGAAGACCACGGCCTCGGCGCAGGCCTGGATGTTGACCGCGACGATCAGCTGGTTGGCGGCCTTCACCGTCTGGCCGGAGCCGTGCGGGCCGCACAGGACGATGGTCTTGCCGAGCGCCTCCAGGATCGGGAGGGCCTCGTCGAAGTCGGCCTGCTCGCCACCGACCATGATCGAGAGCACCGCCTCGATGGCGCCGGCCTCGCCGCCGGAGACGGGCGCGTCGATGACGCGGATGCCCTTCTCCTTGGCGTTCTTGGCCAGGTCGACCGAGGTCTGCGGGGTGATCGACGACATGTCGACGATCAGCGCGCCCTGCTTGGCGTTCTCCAGGATGCCCTCGGGGCCGTAGGCGATGGCCTCGACCTGCGGGGAGGCGGGCACCATCGTGATGATCACGTCGGCGTCCTTGACGGCCTCGGCGATCGAACCCGCGGCGGAGCCGCCGGCCTTGGCCAGACGGTCCAGCTTGTCCTGCTCCAGGGTGAAGCCGGTGACCGAGTAGCCGGCCTTGAGGAGGTTCTCGGACATGGGGGAGCCCATGATGCCGAGGCCGATCCACGCGATCGCCGGGCGGGTGGGCTGGGAGGAATCAGCGAGGTTGCTGCTCATGAGGGTGCCTCTCGAAACAAGGTGGTACGGGGGAGGGGGCCTGCGTCAGCGGGCGGGGCGGGCCTCGGCGGGGAGCCATTCGAAGGAGGCGGCGGCGTCGGCCGCCTTGTACTCCAGGCCGACCCAGCCGTCGTAACCGGCCTTCTTCAGCTCGTCGAGGAGCTGCTCCAGCGGGAGGTCGCCGGTGCCCGGAGCGCCACGGCCCGGGTTGTCCGCGATCTGGACGTGGCCGGTCTTGGCCGCGTACTCCGCGATGACCTGGCTGACGTCCTCGCCGTTCATCGACAGGTGGTAGATGTCGAGGAGGAACTTGGCGTTGCCGAGCCCGGTGGCCGCGTTGACCTTGTCGATGACCTCGATCGCGGAGGGGGCGCTCACCAGCGGGTAGAGCGGCGACTCCGGCTTGTTGAGGGTCTCGACGAGGAGGATCGCGCCGATCCGGTCGGCGGCGCGGGCGGCCAGGACCAGGTTCTCCAGGGCGAGGGTGTCCTGGATCTGCGGGTCGACGCCCTCGA is from Streptomyces venezuelae ATCC 10712 and encodes:
- a CDS encoding MFS transporter codes for the protein MPRYRALFRTPEFTPLFLTGAAHTAAQTVAGLGLATLVFRATGSPLLSALALFGPSLAQLVGATTLLSATDRLPPRAALTGIALFFALGTAVLAVPGLPTWAAFTVLLAEGLAASLGAGVRHGLLNEILAREDFLLGRSVTNMAAGACQIAGFAAGGLLIALLSPRGTVLVGAGCYLAAALLARFGLGARPPRAAGRASVAETWRTNRRLWSSPARRRCYLALWVPNGLVVGCESLFVPYDPGRAGLLFACAALGMLAGDTAVGRFVPARLRARIRFPLQALLAAPFLVFVLDPPLPLALFAVALAAVGYAASLLHQERLTALVPEELGGHALGLHSSGMVALQGVSAALAGTLAEYTSAGTGMALLALVSLAVTCALARAETRAVGSTSATPTGARPSPRRDRRRTA
- a CDS encoding DUF1524 domain-containing protein; amino-acid sequence: MIKNLLRGLTPLALILSPLAVPSPALSANVVLLPDALAELTEASEDPDGFQEDAFRHWNAGLDPADGCDTRAEVLLAEAVEAPTAGAGCTLTGGRWTSYYDGQTVSDPAALHVDHLVPLAEAWESGASGWTAARRERYANDQGAAATLVAVTARSQRSKAGRDPAEWVPSDATQYCRYVGEWVSTKLRWGLSADKDEVEALKLFADGPCEETVVLRSASPK
- a CDS encoding TIM barrel protein, producing MGFSDQRFDVNLSILFTELPLLERPAAAAAAGFTAVELWWPWIDTATPEQSELDALKKALEDAGTQLVGLNFYAGQLPGPDRGALSVPGDESDRFRANIEVAADFAASVGCKALNALYGNRVEGVDPQIQDTLALENLVLAARAADRIGAILLVETLNKPESPLYPLVSAPSAIEVIDKVNAATGLGNAKFLLDIYHLSMNGEDVSQVIAEYAAKTGHVQIADNPGRGAPGTGDLPLEQLLDELKKAGYDGWVGLEYKAADAAASFEWLPAEARPAR
- a CDS encoding 2-hydroxy-3-oxopropionate reductase, with the translated sequence MSSNLADSSQPTRPAIAWIGLGIMGSPMSENLLKAGYSVTGFTLEQDKLDRLAKAGGSAAGSIAEAVKDADVIITMVPASPQVEAIAYGPEGILENAKQGALIVDMSSITPQTSVDLAKNAKEKGIRVIDAPVSGGEAGAIEAVLSIMVGGEQADFDEALPILEALGKTIVLCGPHGSGQTVKAANQLIVAVNIQACAEAVVFLEKSGVDLQAALDVLNGGLAGSTVLTRKKDNFLNRDFKPGFRIDLHHKDMGIVTDAARNVGAALPVGAVVAQLVASLRAQGDGGLDHSALLRAVERLSGAQV
- a CDS encoding ArsR/SmtB family transcription factor; this encodes MGWWRIGTDTLAASRFTLSPLTETVASLKTLHAGVRTHPGERAWLDRHLPAYRQRLAAEPLDALLVRAAIGPTWNADFLTPTPPGDRERSFEEEVEAVLATEPAAAVDQLAVAVGGPVPEPLRSARDLPERLAGVLGWVWRVTVLPDWARRRRILQADVTARTARLSRDGWAAALDELCPGKTRWLGDGRLQVNTRHYPSRSVEAGRLLLVPVTARTGWVSWEGTERSAIVYPCTGVLADASGPAVPEALGTLLGPARAGVLVRLETPLSTSQLVALTGQGLGSVGRHLKVLLDAGLVRRGRAGRSVLYEWTEAGAVLVRAPRR
- a CDS encoding catalase, whose product is MSKRVLTTESGAPVADNQNSATAGVGGPILLQDQHLLEKLARFNRERIPERVVHARGSGAYGYFEVTDDVTAFTKANFLGEVGKKTETFIRFSTVADSLGGADAVRDPRGFALKFYTEEGNYDLVGNNTPVFFIKDPIKFPDFIHSQKRDPFTGKQEPDNVWDFWAHSPEATHQITWLMGDRGIPASYRHMNGYGSHTYQWTNEAGEAFFVKYHFKTNQGIRSLSAEQAAELVGKDANSHQTDLLQAIERGVNPSWTLYVQVMPAAEAADYRFNPFDLTKVWPHADYPLQRVGRLVLDRNPDNVFAEVEQAAFSPNNFVPGIGPSPDKMLQGRLFAYADAHRYRLGVNHTQLPVNAPKATVAENYGRDGFMATRQGSRHDKNYEPNSYQGPAQTDLALSAPLAIHGWTGTHEAPQHTKDDDFFQAGELYRLMSEDEKKRLVANIAGGLSQVSREDVIEKNLAHFAAADADYGKRVAEAVRALRED
- the gcl gene encoding glyoxylate carboligase, whose translation is MTAAAAAVEILKREGVTQAFGVPGAAINPFYRELKNVGGVSHTLARHVEGASHMAEGYTRAKAGNIGVCIGTSGPAGTDMITGLYSAIADSIPILCITGQAPVSKLHKEDFQAVDIATIAKPVTKAATTVLEAAQVPGVFQQAFHLMRSGRPGPVLIDLPIDVQLTEIEFDPETYEPLPVYKPQATRAQAAKALSFLLESERPLIVAGGGIINADASDLLVEFAELTNIPVISTLMGWGTIPDDHELAAGMVGVQTAHRYGNATFLESDFVLGIGNRWANRHTGYNLDAYTKGRKFVHVDIEPTQLGKIFAPDYGIASDAKVALELFIELAKELKAEGKLPDFSAWAASAQERKATLQRRTHFDNIPMKPQRVYEEMNKAFGPETRYVTTIGLSQIAAAQFLHVYKPRHWINCGQAGPLGWTIPAAIGAATAQPDVPVVALSGDYDFQFMIEELAVAAQHKVPYVHVLVNNAYLGLIRQAQGGLGINFEVNLEFENINTPEIGVYGVDHVKVAEGLGVKAIRVTDPDKLGEALEQAKKLAVEHQVPVVVEAILERITNIAMSKTVDMSDVTEFEDLATEPGHAPTAIKALQV